Sequence from the Rhodopirellula bahusiensis genome:
GTTGCCTGGGAACGATCGAACCGAAACATTCTGGTGTAACCGCGCCGGCATGAATGAACAAGGTGCAAGACCCGTATCGGTCACAAGCAACGGATGCGCCAGTTTCGCGAAAATTCGGAGTCGCCGAACAAGAATCGCTTCTGTTCAGGCCGCGAATCGGCGTTCACTAAGCCGGTCGGGGATCACCGGGCACGTTCGCGATCTTGAATCCAACGCTGCATATCAGCGTGAACCTGCGAGGGCGTGCGATCGTCGCTCAGCGATGGGGAGGCGGCGATCGACAGTTCTTTGGCCAGCATCCGCAGGGCCATCGCGTGCAATTGGCTCAGCAAATGATCGCGTTCTGCGACAGCTTGTCGCAAATCGGCCTTTGTCGCCCGGGACTCGGGCGGAGCCGGAGCACCATCGATGAGAAATCGCTCAATCCAATCTCGATCCGGATCAATCGGACGTTTGCAACTTCGGCAGGATTTGACCATGAGCTTTGTTTCGGCCGAGACGCTCGAGGCATCAGCGGATTGATTTGGCTAGGAAGAACAAAACGGACGGAAGAATCGCGATCCGCCGCGGGTTCCTACCTCGTCGCGATCCACAAGAACGCACCTTCCGTGGCTGCTAGCCTAACCTAGCACATTCCAGAAAAAGTGGGCACGCGACGGTCAATCCAGTTTAGCGGTTGGCTGGTTCAGTCAGAGTTCGACTCGGGCTCAATCACGCAACGGGACACCGCTGCCGATTCCGACCGACGCCAGAAGACCACTCAACAGCGGAAATCCACAGCATGTGATCCCGCCAACGATCGCACCGGTTCCGGACAGTGCTCCCAGCCAAATTCCCCCGCCACTGAACCATGGTTTTGAGTTGTCGTTCGTAGTGGGTTGGCTCTGGTTGACCGTTCTCAATTCGGTGATTGCCAACGGTGAGCAGCAGGGCGTTGGCTGTTTTTCGTGAGGTGTTTGTTCCGTGTTCATTGCTGAATCCTTCCTGCTCCGCATTCGAATGCGGATGTCAATCGGGATGTGGCAACCGATGGGTTGCTCACCTCTCAAGACGATCTTGATCGCAGAACGACGCAGAGGTTTTGAAAGAAACTCACGCGTCAAAGTCCCTTGGGTCGTCCGCATGGTTTCTTTGGTAGCTGATCAAATTGCCACGCCGGTCGTGTTCGAAACTGCAGCAGTCAAAGAGGACTTGCTTGAGTTTCGTTCGCCCTCGTTGAACCCGCGACTTTGCACCGGACAACGAGATGCCGAGCTTGTCAGCGATTTCTTGTTGCGACATACCCTTTAGCTCATAGAGCTCGATCGCTTCTTGGTACTCAGACGGAAGTTGTTCCAGCATCTTGGGAAGCCAACCGATAACGACTTCTTCAACGCTTTCTTCGCTCTCCGGACTAGCGTTCACTTCGTCGGCCAGCGTCGCCGCTTCGCGTGACTTGACGCGATAGTGATCGACCACCAAGTTGCGAGCGATCTGAAAGACCCACGAGCGGATGCGTTGTTGATCGTCGACCCCATCCAGTTTGGTGTGGATGCGAACAAAGGTCTCCTGCAACAAATCCTCCGCGAGCTGCGCATCAGAGACTCGGTGCATGAAGAACGATCGAAGCTGCTCGCCAAACAAACTCCAGAGTTGAGCGGTGGTGGTGTTGTCGTGACTCATGTCATGTTCTTTCCGTTCTACCGTTGATCTCTTCGCGATGGACGATCGCCGTCAGTCGGTTGTCGAGATCAACGGAGTGAATTGCTGTGGTCACGAGGGAACCGCCATTGGTTCTTGAAAGGCGAGGTCGGTGGAACACACGCCGGTCGATGGCAGTTTCAGTTCGACCTTCCGAGCCGCCTCGTGATCGCCGGCGAGTTCGGCTGCGATCGATCGAACTTGTTCGTATCCGGTCATCATCAAAAATGTGGGTGCCCGACCATAACTCTTCATCCCGGCCAGATAGAACCCACGTTCGGGGTGTTGGAGCTCGAGGGCTCCGTGCGGCGGGACCGATCCGCAGCTGTGTTGGTTGGGATCAATCAGCGGTCCCAAGGTCTTGGTCGCTTCCGTGGAAGTGTCAAATTCGAGTCGCAGTTCGCGAAGCATACCCAATTCGGGCCTTGCCCCGGCTGCGACGATGATCTCGTCAACGACGACTTGCGACACGCCGTCGACATCGAAGACTTCCAATCCATCTTTGTGTTCGCGGATCGCGCCGATTGAAAGACCGGTCAGCAACGTTGCTTTGCCGTTGTCGACGACCTCTTTTACGCGAGTGCCCAGAGCACCCCGTTCTTCGATTTCGTCCGTGGATCCGCCGCCCCAAAGCTTGGCTGGATTCTTACGGCGAATGGCCCAAGCGATCATGGTTTCGGGAGACTCACCAGCCAATTCCGCCAAACTCAAAACGACACCGGTGGCGGAGTGTCCCGACCCAACAACTAGAACTCGCTTGCCAGCATACCGATGCCGCTCGCTGTCTAAAACGTCTGGCATTCCGTAGCTAATATTGGCTTGGAACTGTTGCTCACCGTCTGCCCACACTCCGCCGGCACCCATTGGGTTCGGCGTGCCCCAAGTTCCCGACGCGTCGATCACGGCACGAGCCTGGAAGCGACGCGGGCCATCATTCGTTTTCGCGACGAT
This genomic interval carries:
- the sigZ gene encoding RNA polymerase sigma factor SigZ, producing the protein MSHDNTTTAQLWSLFGEQLRSFFMHRVSDAQLAEDLLQETFVRIHTKLDGVDDQQRIRSWVFQIARNLVVDHYRVKSREAATLADEVNASPESEESVEEVVIGWLPKMLEQLPSEYQEAIELYELKGMSQQEIADKLGISLSGAKSRVQRGRTKLKQVLFDCCSFEHDRRGNLISYQRNHADDPRDFDA
- a CDS encoding NAD(P)-binding domain-containing protein; translation: MNQPQSNCRSFIRPEATAFETSPEPSVSDSNQAAETQCCGGSPTQLSNIAGFNPARAEPSTQCCGTSAPPEAASSADTLTQPSFNKANESLPVAIIGAGPIGLSAAANLLERDQDFIILEAGSRIAASMWEWRHVRLFTPWSYLIDPASKRALQSERSWKEPDGDHVPFAGELVKNYLDPLAAHAGISSRLKLNHKVTSISRDGHDRMKDGNRNDAPFLIVAKTNDGPRRFQARAVIDASGTWGTPNPMGAGGVWADGEQQFQANISYGMPDVLDSERHRYAGKRVLVVGSGHSATGVVLSLAELAGESPETMIAWAIRRKNPAKLWGGGSTDEIEERGALGTRVKEVVDNGKATLLTGLSIGAIREHKDGLEVFDVDGVSQVVVDEIIVAAGARPELGMLRELRLEFDTSTEATKTLGPLIDPNQHSCGSVPPHGALELQHPERGFYLAGMKSYGRAPTFLMMTGYEQVRSIAAELAGDHEAARKVELKLPSTGVCSTDLAFQEPMAVPS